In a genomic window of Schistocerca gregaria isolate iqSchGreg1 chromosome 5, iqSchGreg1.2, whole genome shotgun sequence:
- the LOC126273445 gene encoding keratin-associated protein 10-6-like codes for MTQSNDFGSLSCSVTFQVTQSFDFVSLSCSVTCHVTQSFDFGSLSCSVTCQVTQSFDFVSLSCSVTCQVTQSFDFGSLSCSVTCEVTLSFDFVSLNCSVTCQVTQSFDFGSLSCSVTCQMTQSFDFVSLSCSVTCQKTQSFEYGSLSYSVTSQMTQSFDFGSLSCSVTCQVTQSFDFGSLSCIVTCQVTQSFDFVSLSCSETCQMTQSFDFVSLSCSVSCQVTQSFDFGSLSCSVTCEMTQSFDFGSLSCSVTCQMTQCFDFFSLSCSVTCQKTQSFEYGSLSNSVTSQMTQSFDFGSLSCSVTCQVTQSFDFCSLSCSVTCQVTQSFDFGSLSCSVTCQMTQSFDVGSLSCSVNCQVTQSFDFGSLSCSVTCQVTQSFDFVSLSCSVTCQVTHSFDVVSLSCSVTCQMTQSFVLSSRSCSVTCQVTQSFAFCSLSCSVTCQMTQSFDFISLSCSVTCQVTQSFDFGSLSCSVTCQVTQSFEFGSLSCSVTCQVTQSFNFGSLNCSVTCQVT; via the coding sequence atgactcagagcaatgacttcggctcactgagctgcagtgtaacttttcaagtgactcagagcttcgacttcgtctcactgagctgcagtgtaacttgtcatgtgactcagagcttcgacttcggctcactgagctgcagtgtaacttgtcaagtgactcagagctttgacttcgtttcactgagctgcagtgtaacttgtcaagtgactcagagcttcgacttcggctcactgagctgcagtgtaacttgtgaaGTGACtctgagcttcgacttcgtctcactgaactgtagtgtaacttgtcaagtgactcagagcttcgacttcggctcactgagctgcagtgtaacttgtcaaatgactcagagcttcgacttcgtctcactgagctgcagtgtaacttgtcaaaagaCTCAGAGCTTCGAATACGGCTCACTGAGCTACAGTGTAACTAGTCAAATGACTCAGagtttcgacttcggctcactgagctgcagtgtaacttgtcaagtgactcagagcttcgacttcggctcactgagctgcattgtaacttgtcaagtgactcagagcttcgacttcgtctcactgagctgcagtgaaacttgtcaaatgactcagagcttcgacttcgtctcactgagctgcagtgtttcttgtcaagtgactcagagcttcgacttcggctcactgagctgcagtgtgacttgtgaaatgactcagagcttcgacttcggctccctgagctgcagtgtaacttgtcaaatgactcagtgCTTCGACttcttctcactgagctgcagtgtaacttgtcaaaagaCTCAGAGCTTCGAATACGGCTCACTGAGCAACAGTGTAACTAGTCAAATGACTCAGagtttcgacttcggctcactgagctgcagtgtaacttgtcaagtgactcagagcttcgacttctgctcactgagctgcagtgtaacttgtcaagtgactcagagcttcgacttcggctcactgagttgcagtgtaacttgtcaaatgacacaGAGCTTCGAcgtcggctcactgagctgcagtgtaaattgtcaagtgactcagagcttcgacttcggctcactgagctgcagtgtaacttgtcaagtgactcagagcttcgacttcgtctcactgagctgcagtgtaacttgtcaagtgactcacagCTTCGacgtcgtctcactgagctgcagtgtaacttgtcaaatgactcagagcttcgtccTCAGCTCacggagctgcagtgtaacttgtcaagtgactcagagcttcgccttctgctcactgagctgcagtgtaacttgtcaaatgacacaGAGCTTCGACTtcatctcactgagctgcagtgtaacttgtcaagtgactcagagcttcgacttcggctcactgagctgcagtgtaacttgtcaagtgactcagagcttcgaattcggctcactgagctgcagtgtaacttgtcaagtgactcagagcttcaacTTCGGCTCACTgaactgcagtgtaacttgtcaagtgacttag